In one window of Gemmatimonadota bacterium DNA:
- a CDS encoding response regulator, with protein MFSRGAALAAALDRVVARATRRPRLAHQAALLEALHHPQTAAWISFDATLRIRFASDGVLPRFGYAPAALVDRVITDFAATSAVPAALDYVRRALESPGAAIAGAMTARCADGTERAFTGRLVNLLHLPGVEALVLAVDNETAADQHARQVVGSERLFREVADKAPVQIWTENPLRQLTWENRTALEFTGRTFAEEAGYGWLETVHPADRGRVEDHYRRTSLEQRGFTLEFRMRRRDGAWRHLMQVAIPRWDEQGVFVGFLGVDVDITELKEAGLRVEEAEARYRLFVEQSTDGIWRFEVREPIPLSLDEDAMIAAIFAQGWLAECNHAMARQYGVEDPADLLRIPLRDLLNPDDPRNRAMLRAFIRAGYRLADSESHERDREGHPKVFLNNLIGIIDRGHLVRAWGTQRDITLQRQLEEEARQSRKMETAGRLAGGIAHDFNNLLTAILGTSELLLSGLAPGTAEREDVEEIKRAATRAANLTRQLLAFSRRQVLQPRTLDLNQLVFGVETMLRRLIGEHITLGTTAAADLWRVRADPGQLEQVIVNLCVNARDAMPTGGSLVVETANVHFPGAAHGAEAIMPAGPYVLLTVTDTGTGMEPQTLGHIFEPFFTTKEPGRGTGLGLATVYGIVKQSGGFIFVETERGRGSRFRIYLPRVEGVVEGPEAAAEPAPARATGTILLVEDEEAVRRLARRVLEEVGYRVLEAADGAEALRLADRWDDAIDLVVTDVIMPGMSGQELSARLRQQRPWLRILYVSGYTDDAILQHGTLLPNTSFLQKPFTPAGLAQRVRETLG; from the coding sequence GTGTTCTCACGGGGCGCGGCGCTCGCCGCGGCCCTCGACCGGGTGGTGGCCCGCGCGACCCGGCGCCCGCGCCTGGCCCATCAGGCCGCGCTGCTCGAGGCGCTCCACCACCCGCAGACCGCGGCCTGGATCTCGTTCGACGCCACCCTGCGGATCCGGTTCGCCTCCGACGGTGTGCTGCCGCGCTTCGGCTACGCGCCAGCCGCCCTGGTCGACCGGGTCATCACCGACTTCGCCGCCACGAGCGCGGTGCCGGCCGCGCTCGACTATGTGCGACGGGCGCTCGAGTCTCCCGGGGCGGCGATCGCCGGCGCCATGACGGCGCGCTGCGCCGACGGCACCGAGCGCGCCTTCACCGGGCGCCTGGTGAACCTGCTGCACCTGCCCGGCGTCGAGGCCCTGGTGCTGGCCGTGGACAACGAGACCGCCGCCGACCAGCACGCCCGGCAGGTGGTAGGGAGCGAGCGGCTGTTCCGGGAGGTGGCGGACAAGGCCCCGGTCCAGATCTGGACCGAGAACCCGCTGCGCCAGCTGACCTGGGAGAACCGCACCGCGCTGGAGTTCACCGGCCGGACGTTCGCGGAGGAGGCGGGGTACGGCTGGCTTGAGACAGTGCACCCCGCCGACCGGGGGCGGGTGGAAGACCACTACCGGCGCACCTCGCTGGAGCAGCGCGGGTTCACGCTCGAGTTCCGGATGCGACGCCGCGACGGGGCCTGGCGGCACCTGATGCAGGTGGCCATCCCCCGCTGGGACGAGCAGGGGGTGTTCGTCGGCTTCCTCGGCGTGGACGTGGACATCACGGAGCTCAAGGAGGCCGGGCTCCGGGTGGAGGAGGCCGAGGCGAGGTACCGGCTGTTCGTGGAACAGAGCACGGACGGGATCTGGCGGTTCGAGGTGCGGGAGCCGATCCCCCTCTCGCTCGACGAGGACGCGATGATCGCCGCGATCTTCGCGCAAGGCTGGCTGGCGGAGTGCAACCACGCCATGGCGCGCCAGTACGGCGTCGAGGACCCGGCCGACCTGCTGCGCATCCCGCTGCGCGACCTGCTCAATCCCGATGACCCGCGGAACCGGGCGATGCTCCGGGCGTTCATCCGCGCGGGCTACCGCCTGGCGGATTCGGAGAGCCACGAACGGGACCGCGAGGGGCACCCCAAGGTGTTCCTCAACAACCTGATCGGGATCATCGACCGGGGCCACCTGGTGCGGGCGTGGGGCACCCAGCGCGACATCACCCTGCAACGCCAGCTGGAGGAGGAGGCCCGGCAGTCGCGGAAGATGGAGACCGCCGGGCGCCTCGCCGGCGGGATCGCGCACGACTTCAACAACCTGCTCACCGCGATCCTCGGCACCAGCGAACTGCTGCTCTCCGGGCTGGCGCCGGGCACCGCGGAGCGGGAGGACGTCGAGGAGATCAAGCGCGCGGCCACCCGGGCCGCCAACCTCACGCGCCAGCTGCTCGCCTTCAGTCGCCGCCAGGTGCTGCAGCCCCGCACCCTCGACCTCAATCAGCTGGTCTTCGGGGTGGAGACCATGCTCCGCCGCCTGATCGGGGAGCACATCACCCTGGGCACCACGGCGGCGGCGGACCTGTGGCGGGTCCGTGCCGACCCCGGCCAGCTGGAGCAGGTGATCGTCAACCTCTGCGTGAACGCCCGCGACGCGATGCCGACCGGCGGCAGCCTCGTGGTGGAGACGGCCAACGTCCACTTCCCCGGGGCCGCCCACGGCGCCGAGGCGATCATGCCCGCCGGCCCCTACGTGCTGCTGACGGTCACGGACACCGGGACGGGCATGGAGCCGCAGACGCTCGGACACATCTTCGAGCCGTTCTTCACCACCAAGGAACCGGGGCGGGGGACCGGGCTCGGCCTGGCGACCGTCTACGGGATCGTGAAGCAGAGCGGCGGGTTCATCTTCGTGGAGACCGAGCGGGGCCGGGGCAGCCGCTTCCGGATCTACCTCCCGCGCGTGGAGGGGGTGGTCGAGGGCCCCGAGGCCGCGGCCGAGCCGGCGCCGGCGCGCGCCACCGGCACGATCCTGCTGGTGGAGGATGAGGAGGCGGTGCGCCGCCTGGCGCGGCGGGTGCTCGAAGAGGTGGGCTACCGGGTACTGGAGGCCGCCGACGGGGCCGAAGCGCTGCGGCTCGCGGACCGCTGGGACGACGCCATCGACCTGGTGGTCACCGACGTGATCATGCCCGGCATGAGCGGGCAGGAACTCTCGGCACGCCTGCGGCAACAGCGTCCGTGGCTCAGGATCCTGTACGTCTCCGGCTACACTGACGACGCCATCCTGCAGCACGGCACCCTGCTGCCCAATACCAGCTTCCTGCAGAAGCCGTTCACCCCAGCCGGCCTGGCGCAGCGGGTGCGCGAGACGCTCGGCTAG
- a CDS encoding type IV pili methyl-accepting chemotaxis transducer N-terminal domain-containing protein — translation MSALVRRVRAGYLIAMLVIAGSLVIAGFTMERALVRAATDSRVMNLAGRQRMLSQRVSAAALGLVQSGEAGRWDRVAVLRTALADLVRVQRGLQQGDAALGLPGHPSPELQRLFRAAEPSLRLLVSAAESLQATTDRPSEAAHASAVVAASGAVLRSAEAIAAAYQADALARMRALRLTQIGLTVAILAAVLLLGWFVVRPAEQRIRAAIDDLTANEAALTEANRRLDQALTAAQEAARLKAEFLANMSHEIRTPMNGVLGMTALLLETPLTEEQREYAGTIQSSGNGLLTILNDILDLSKIEAGRLELDLVAFDPRVALEEAADLLAPQAAAKGLEFALLVAPGLPARVTSDPARLRQVALNLLGNAIKFTPAGGVTIRLGGLPGTGNALTLRLEVEDTGIGIPESARGRLFQSFSQADGSTTRRFGGTGLGLAISQRLIELLQGEIGYDSVEGRGSRFWCRVPVTVAAPHGRPPLPSRRTLLVVTAEGRTAESLALQARECGADCTVVQDWDAACAWLRATGTDGADLLVLVDQAIVSVDRVAAALPPRARLVRLVKTGLRAGRVDGTPTGAGTLHLPVRLAALRRELDHVAAVPAQARVLVADANAVRRALLARMLRTLGSEVVVAGSGADALERLHASPCATILLDADLIRLDGPALLTALREQGDGPPDAPRLFGVLSSHAPAEASTGLPPLDGLLRYPIVPADLGAALGLGLSAIEPQG, via the coding sequence GTGAGCGCCCTGGTCCGCCGGGTCCGCGCCGGATACCTGATCGCGATGCTCGTCATCGCGGGCTCGCTGGTCATCGCCGGCTTCACCATGGAACGCGCCCTGGTCCGCGCCGCCACCGACAGCCGGGTGATGAACCTCGCCGGCCGGCAGCGGATGCTCAGCCAGCGGGTGAGCGCCGCGGCGCTGGGCCTGGTGCAGAGCGGCGAGGCGGGACGCTGGGACCGGGTGGCGGTCCTCCGCACCGCGCTCGCCGACCTGGTCCGGGTGCAGCGCGGCCTGCAACAGGGCGATGCCGCCCTGGGGCTGCCCGGGCATCCCAGCCCGGAACTGCAGCGGCTGTTCCGGGCCGCCGAACCGTCCCTGCGCCTCCTGGTCAGTGCCGCCGAATCGCTGCAGGCCACCACCGACCGCCCGAGTGAGGCGGCCCACGCCTCAGCGGTGGTCGCGGCGTCGGGCGCGGTGCTCCGCTCCGCGGAAGCGATCGCCGCGGCCTACCAGGCGGATGCCCTGGCGCGGATGCGGGCGCTGCGGCTCACCCAGATCGGCCTCACCGTGGCGATCCTGGCCGCCGTGCTCCTGCTCGGCTGGTTCGTGGTGCGCCCGGCGGAGCAGCGGATCCGCGCGGCCATCGACGACCTCACTGCCAACGAGGCCGCCCTCACCGAGGCCAACCGGCGGCTGGACCAGGCGCTCACCGCCGCGCAGGAGGCGGCCCGGCTCAAGGCCGAGTTCCTCGCCAACATGAGCCACGAGATCCGCACCCCGATGAACGGCGTGCTGGGCATGACGGCGCTGCTGCTGGAGACGCCGCTCACGGAAGAACAGCGGGAGTACGCCGGTACCATCCAGAGTTCCGGCAATGGCCTGCTCACTATCCTCAACGACATCCTCGACCTCTCCAAGATCGAGGCGGGACGCCTCGAGCTGGACCTCGTGGCCTTCGATCCGCGCGTGGCGCTCGAGGAGGCCGCCGACCTCCTCGCGCCGCAGGCGGCGGCGAAGGGGCTCGAATTCGCGCTGCTGGTGGCCCCCGGCCTGCCGGCGCGGGTGACCTCGGACCCGGCCCGGCTGCGGCAGGTGGCGCTCAACCTCCTCGGTAACGCCATCAAGTTCACTCCGGCCGGCGGGGTGACGATCCGCCTCGGCGGGCTCCCGGGCACTGGGAATGCCCTCACCCTGCGGCTGGAGGTGGAAGACACCGGCATCGGGATCCCGGAGTCGGCGCGCGGCCGGTTGTTCCAGTCGTTCTCCCAGGCGGATGGCTCCACCACCCGGCGGTTCGGCGGCACCGGGCTCGGCCTCGCCATCTCGCAGCGGCTGATCGAGCTGCTGCAGGGCGAGATCGGCTACGACAGCGTCGAGGGCCGGGGCAGCCGCTTCTGGTGCCGGGTGCCGGTGACGGTCGCCGCCCCGCACGGGAGGCCTCCCCTGCCCTCGCGGCGGACGCTGCTGGTCGTCACCGCCGAGGGGCGCACCGCGGAGTCCCTGGCCCTGCAGGCGCGCGAGTGCGGCGCCGACTGCACCGTGGTGCAGGACTGGGACGCCGCGTGCGCCTGGCTCCGGGCCACGGGAACCGACGGCGCGGACCTGCTGGTGCTGGTGGACCAGGCCATCGTGAGTGTCGACCGCGTGGCCGCCGCCCTGCCCCCCCGCGCCCGGCTCGTCCGGCTGGTGAAAACGGGCCTTCGGGCGGGTCGCGTGGATGGAACCCCGACCGGCGCGGGAACGCTGCACCTGCCGGTCCGGCTGGCGGCGCTGCGGCGCGAACTGGACCACGTCGCGGCGGTCCCGGCCCAGGCGCGGGTCCTGGTGGCCGACGCCAACGCGGTGCGCCGTGCCCTCCTGGCCCGCATGCTGCGCACCCTGGGCAGTGAGGTCGTCGTCGCCGGGAGCGGGGCCGATGCGCTGGAGCGGCTCCATGCCTCGCCGTGCGCCACGATCCTGCTCGACGCGGACCTGATCCGGCTCGACGGTCCGGCCCTGCTCACCGCCCTGCGGGAGCAGGGCGATGGCCCACCCGACGCCCCACGCCTGTTCGGGGTGCTCTCATCTCACGCCCCGGCCGAGGCCTCCACGGGGCTTCCACCGCTGGACGGACTGCTCCGCTATCCGATTGTCCCAGCAGACCTTGGCGCGGCCCTCGGCCTGGGACTGTCGGCTATCGAGCCACAGGGTTAG
- a CDS encoding TetR/AcrR family transcriptional regulator — protein MQDIRERILDAATRVYTEAGFRGTTTRRVAQEADVNEVTLFRHFGTKEALIKAALGRVHRPDGMPRLTEPADPMVELHAWAWHLYQRWYAGRHLISRIMGDLLEHPEIAPSICEEPHDEHAELSGYLERLRSQGAAEGEFVADAAAGMLLGAILTHATWRDHFGENLPAPEVVIHQYVLLLLQSVGFRPPVSARGARA, from the coding sequence ATGCAAGACATCCGCGAACGCATTCTCGACGCCGCCACCCGCGTGTACACCGAGGCGGGGTTCCGCGGCACCACAACGCGTCGGGTCGCGCAGGAAGCCGACGTCAACGAAGTCACCCTCTTCCGTCACTTCGGGACCAAGGAAGCGCTCATCAAGGCGGCGCTCGGCCGGGTGCACCGCCCCGACGGGATGCCGCGCCTGACCGAGCCCGCGGACCCGATGGTCGAGCTGCACGCCTGGGCCTGGCACCTCTACCAGCGGTGGTACGCTGGCCGGCACCTCATCTCCCGCATCATGGGCGACCTGCTCGAGCACCCCGAGATCGCCCCCAGCATCTGCGAGGAGCCGCACGACGAGCACGCCGAGCTCTCGGGCTACCTGGAGCGTCTGCGGTCCCAGGGCGCCGCCGAGGGCGAGTTCGTGGCGGACGCGGCGGCGGGCATGCTGCTCGGCGCCATTCTCACCCACGCCACCTGGCGGGACCACTTCGGCGAGAACCTCCCCGCGCCGGAGGTCGTGATCCACCAGTACGTCCTGCTCCTGCTGCAGAGCGTGGGCTTCCGGCCGCCGGTCTCCGCCCGGGGGGCACGGGCATGA
- a CDS encoding TolC family protein, whose product MRRVLLALVLVGAAPLGGQAPAPRPLSLEEALELALPASDGVAIARADILRAEGEVKKVRADLLPQLTGTATYTRTLKSQFSTGSGTVDTTATTFCNRFSADPSLPVGSRVDSLERTVECLSALNPFAALSNLPFGRKNQYNFGLQFSQVLFSSAILKGRPRAAVAGRKVARLGLTAAEAQARMDVTEAYFDAVLTDRLVGIAELSLAQAETTLAQTRLARQVGTQPEFDLLRAQVTRDNQRSAVIQRRSQRTLGYLRLGQLLGLPLHQPLRLTTALDEQPGETLADELQVAPRDTAANERTAVQQVSESVTIQEVLTNVTRWDRVPTVRLTSNFARIGYPNDGLPWNASFVTDWTIGVNVSVPLWTSGRLRGNAMVAEASLDQARTRLAQAHDAAVLDGRQSVERLSTALAAWQATQGTVAQAERAYEIATLRYREGISTQTELTDARLLLEQAQANRATAARDVRVARARLALLRDLPLGGEGVSATLSNAASGLANTQQAGGN is encoded by the coding sequence ATGAGGCGCGTCCTGCTGGCCCTGGTGCTCGTCGGGGCGGCGCCCCTTGGGGGCCAGGCCCCGGCGCCGCGGCCGCTCTCCCTCGAGGAGGCGCTCGAGCTGGCCCTGCCGGCGAGCGACGGCGTGGCGATCGCGCGGGCCGACATCCTGCGGGCGGAGGGCGAGGTCAAGAAGGTCCGGGCGGACCTGCTGCCGCAGCTCACCGGCACCGCCACCTACACCCGGACCCTCAAGTCGCAGTTCAGCACCGGCTCCGGCACCGTCGACACCACCGCCACGACCTTCTGCAACCGGTTCAGCGCCGACCCTTCGCTGCCGGTCGGGTCGCGAGTGGACAGCCTGGAGCGGACGGTCGAGTGCCTGTCGGCGCTCAATCCCTTCGCCGCGCTGAGCAACCTGCCCTTCGGCCGGAAGAACCAGTACAACTTCGGCCTGCAGTTCAGCCAGGTGCTCTTCAGCAGCGCCATCCTGAAGGGCCGCCCGCGGGCGGCGGTGGCGGGGCGCAAGGTGGCCCGACTCGGGCTCACCGCCGCCGAGGCTCAGGCGCGCATGGACGTGACAGAGGCCTACTTCGACGCGGTGCTGACGGACCGGCTGGTGGGCATCGCGGAGCTGTCCCTGGCGCAGGCGGAGACCACGCTGGCCCAGACCCGGCTGGCGCGGCAGGTGGGCACCCAGCCGGAGTTCGACCTGCTGCGCGCGCAGGTGACCCGTGATAACCAGCGCTCGGCGGTGATCCAGCGCCGGTCGCAGCGGACCCTCGGCTACCTCCGGCTGGGCCAGCTGCTCGGCCTGCCGCTGCACCAGCCGCTGCGCCTCACCACCGCGCTGGACGAGCAGCCGGGAGAGACGCTGGCGGACGAGCTGCAGGTGGCGCCCCGGGACACGGCGGCCAACGAGCGCACCGCGGTGCAGCAGGTGTCCGAATCGGTGACGATCCAGGAGGTGCTCACCAACGTCACCCGCTGGGACCGGGTGCCGACGGTGCGGCTCACCTCCAACTTCGCGCGGATCGGGTACCCGAACGACGGGCTGCCCTGGAACGCGAGCTTCGTGACGGACTGGACCATCGGCGTGAACGTCTCGGTGCCGCTGTGGACCAGCGGCCGGCTGCGGGGCAACGCGATGGTGGCGGAGGCCAGCCTGGACCAGGCGCGGACCCGCCTGGCGCAGGCGCACGACGCCGCGGTGCTCGACGGGCGGCAGTCGGTGGAGCGACTGAGCACCGCGCTGGCCGCGTGGCAGGCCACGCAGGGCACGGTGGCGCAGGCCGAGCGCGCGTACGAGATCGCCACCCTGCGCTACCGCGAGGGGATCTCCACCCAGACCGAGCTGACCGATGCCCGCCTGCTGCTGGAGCAGGCCCAGGCCAACCGTGCCACCGCCGCGCGCGACGTGCGCGTGGCCCGGGCCCGCCTGGCCCTGCTTCGCGACCTGCCGCTGGGCGGCGAGGGCGTGAGCGCCACCCTTTCGAACGCCGCCAGCGGCCTGGCCAACACCCAGCAGGCCGGCGGGAACTGA
- a CDS encoding efflux RND transporter periplasmic adaptor subunit, with protein MTRTPTARPMALAASLFFLAAGCAREAAPPAAASDASMFVGRENLAIARQETLLVGPAISGTLDAERSATVRAEVGGALVEVLVEPGQPVARGQLLGRIDDTGVREGYTSAQSAAQTAELTVGLARRNAERTRALADAGAVAERDREQADWTLQSAESQLADARARLVTAEKALARTALRAPFAGLISDRPANLGDIVQVGNPLFTVVDPSQLKLEGAVTVDALKELRVGTPVTLAVGGQAEGLLGRVTRINPAVDPATRQVRVTVGIPNTRGALVAGLFADGRVASATRVGVVVPAGAVDRKGLRPFVVRVKQGKVERVEVELGLIDAAREQMEVATGLAPGDTLLLGGARGIAPGSTVQVGVAAEKE; from the coding sequence ATGACGCGGACCCCGACTGCCCGCCCGATGGCGCTCGCCGCCAGCCTCTTCTTCCTTGCCGCCGGCTGCGCCCGCGAGGCAGCGCCACCCGCCGCCGCGTCTGACGCGTCAATGTTCGTGGGCCGGGAGAACCTCGCGATCGCGCGACAGGAGACGCTGCTGGTGGGCCCGGCCATCTCCGGCACCCTCGACGCCGAACGCTCCGCCACGGTCCGGGCCGAGGTGGGCGGCGCGCTGGTGGAGGTGCTGGTGGAGCCGGGCCAGCCGGTGGCGCGGGGCCAGCTGCTGGGCCGCATCGACGACACCGGCGTGCGGGAGGGCTACACCTCGGCGCAGTCCGCGGCGCAGACCGCGGAGCTGACGGTGGGCCTGGCGCGGCGCAACGCCGAGCGCACCCGGGCCCTGGCCGACGCCGGCGCGGTGGCCGAGCGGGACCGCGAGCAGGCCGACTGGACCCTGCAGAGCGCGGAGAGCCAGCTGGCGGACGCGCGGGCGCGGCTGGTGACGGCCGAGAAGGCGCTCGCGCGCACCGCGCTGCGGGCACCCTTCGCGGGCCTGATCAGCGATCGCCCGGCCAACCTCGGGGACATCGTGCAGGTGGGGAACCCGCTCTTCACCGTGGTCGACCCGTCGCAGCTCAAGCTGGAGGGGGCCGTGACGGTCGACGCGCTGAAGGAGCTCCGGGTGGGCACGCCGGTGACGCTCGCGGTGGGCGGGCAGGCGGAGGGGCTGCTGGGCCGGGTCACGCGGATCAACCCCGCGGTCGATCCCGCCACCCGGCAGGTGCGGGTGACGGTGGGGATTCCCAATACCCGCGGCGCCCTGGTGGCCGGGCTCTTCGCCGACGGACGGGTGGCGAGCGCCACGAGGGTGGGCGTGGTGGTGCCGGCCGGCGCGGTGGACCGGAAGGGGCTGCGGCCGTTCGTGGTCCGGGTGAAGCAGGGCAAGGTGGAGCGGGTGGAGGTCGAGCTCGGGCTGATCGATGCCGCCCGGGAGCAGATGGAGGTGGCCACCGGCCTCGCGCCGGGCGACACCCTGCTCCTGGGCGGCGCCCGCGGCATCGCGCCAGGCAGCACCGTGCAGGTCGGCGTCGCCGCCGAGAAGGAGTGA
- a CDS encoding efflux RND transporter permease subunit, with product MLISDFAIRRPVVTIVTMLALSVFGLIALFQVKTDEFPDVQPPFVLVGLIYPGASPDGVEREVLEPVEEAIASISGVKKMQGSAQDGYGQIVIEFQFEKPLLEATQDVRDAISGIRADLPEELEEPVIKKLSDTDRPVVSLALSSETLTAAELTRLADPGIARELRSLQGVAEVSVLGKHERELTVLLRPQALTAAGVSVAQVVGALRAQNLAAPVGRIESGFEERSIRLTGRLAEPQDFLSLVVAERNGRVIRLGELAQAIDGTAEPRSLALYNDQEAVGIDIKKSKGYSTTDVSARIIERVERLTATLPAGASLAVVKNAGEKVDRSVSNVEETLVEGAFLTVLVVFLFLNSWRSTIITGLALPVSVLASFIAVWAFGFTLNTMSLLGLSLAIGILIDDAIVVRENIVRHVEMGKDHLTAAREGTDEIGLAVAATTFSILSVFVPIAFLPGVSGQWFKPFGLTIACSVAVSLFVSFSLDPMLSAYWPDPHQEEHEKAWITRQLDRFNAWFSRLAERYKRVIAWALDHRWTMVAISTASFVLALAMPYFRLVGVGFFPLDDRAEFNITIETPPGSSLAYTRTKAQEVIAALRREPEVRYTYTTLGGGNAGAVDEGAIFVRLTSRHDRDATVEDIAARLRAETNRMTGAKVSIFTTDFGGGRKQGQLEVRGSDVATITAVAEQLQAVVATVPNVVDLDLSSKGQKPEVTITLDRGLAGSLGITVGDVAQSVRPAFAGIDAGDWVDPSGETRDVEIRLTPESRTRPEDLRRLPLLVAGRAGLPATVPLGQVADISQSVGPAVINHLNRDPVVNVEWNYSGRASGAVMDDVRAAIAKIPLPPGVRITEGGDAEQQSEVFGNIFIALGVAAMLMYLILVMQFGSFIDPLAIMLSLPLSLIGVMLGLAATGLTINIMSLIGVILLMGIVAKNAILLIDFAKWARERQGLALREALIEAGAIRLRPILMTTFALIAGMIPVALGRGDGAQFRQPLGVAVIGGVITSTLLTLIAIPTFYEILDSLREWFARVARRVFGNAAVDQVVHAVTGEHQVGP from the coding sequence GTGCTGATCTCCGATTTCGCGATCCGCCGGCCGGTCGTCACCATCGTCACGATGCTGGCGCTCTCGGTGTTCGGCCTGATCGCGCTGTTCCAGGTGAAGACCGACGAATTCCCCGACGTGCAGCCGCCGTTCGTGCTGGTGGGGCTCATCTACCCCGGCGCCTCCCCGGACGGCGTGGAGCGCGAGGTGCTGGAGCCGGTGGAGGAGGCGATCGCCTCCATCAGCGGGGTCAAGAAGATGCAGGGCTCGGCCCAGGACGGGTACGGCCAGATCGTCATCGAGTTCCAGTTCGAGAAGCCACTCCTCGAGGCCACCCAGGACGTGCGCGACGCCATCAGCGGGATTCGCGCCGACCTGCCGGAGGAACTCGAGGAGCCGGTCATCAAGAAGCTCTCCGACACCGACCGGCCGGTGGTCTCCCTGGCCCTGTCCTCCGAGACCCTCACCGCCGCGGAGCTCACGCGGCTGGCCGACCCGGGCATCGCGCGGGAGCTGCGCTCGCTGCAGGGCGTGGCCGAGGTGTCGGTGCTGGGCAAGCACGAGCGGGAGCTGACGGTGCTGCTCCGGCCGCAGGCGCTGACTGCCGCGGGGGTGAGCGTGGCGCAGGTGGTGGGCGCGCTGCGGGCGCAGAACCTGGCGGCGCCGGTGGGACGGATCGAGAGCGGTTTCGAGGAGCGGAGCATCCGGCTCACCGGCCGGCTGGCGGAGCCGCAGGATTTCCTCTCGCTGGTGGTGGCGGAGCGGAACGGGCGGGTGATCCGGCTGGGCGAGCTGGCCCAGGCCATCGACGGCACCGCCGAGCCCCGGTCGCTGGCGCTGTACAACGACCAGGAGGCCGTCGGGATCGACATCAAGAAGTCGAAGGGCTACAGCACCACCGACGTGAGCGCGCGGATCATCGAGCGGGTGGAGCGGCTCACCGCGACGCTCCCGGCCGGGGCCAGCCTGGCGGTGGTGAAGAACGCCGGCGAGAAGGTGGACCGCTCGGTGAGCAACGTGGAGGAGACGCTGGTCGAGGGCGCCTTTCTCACGGTGCTGGTGGTATTCCTGTTCCTCAACTCGTGGCGTTCCACGATCATCACCGGCCTGGCGCTGCCGGTGAGCGTGCTGGCCTCGTTCATCGCGGTGTGGGCCTTCGGCTTCACCCTCAACACCATGTCGCTGCTGGGCCTGTCACTGGCCATCGGTATCCTGATCGACGACGCCATCGTGGTCCGCGAGAACATCGTGCGCCACGTGGAGATGGGGAAGGACCACCTCACCGCCGCCCGCGAGGGGACCGACGAGATCGGCCTCGCGGTGGCGGCCACCACCTTCTCGATCCTCTCGGTGTTCGTGCCCATCGCCTTCCTGCCCGGCGTCTCGGGGCAGTGGTTCAAGCCCTTCGGCCTCACCATCGCCTGCTCGGTGGCGGTGTCGCTGTTCGTCTCGTTCTCGCTCGACCCGATGCTCTCGGCCTACTGGCCCGACCCGCACCAGGAGGAGCACGAGAAGGCCTGGATCACCCGGCAACTGGACCGGTTCAACGCCTGGTTCAGCCGGCTGGCGGAACGCTACAAGCGGGTGATCGCCTGGGCGCTCGACCACCGCTGGACCATGGTGGCCATCTCCACCGCCTCCTTTGTGCTGGCGCTGGCCATGCCGTACTTCCGGCTGGTGGGCGTGGGCTTCTTCCCGCTCGACGACCGCGCCGAGTTCAACATCACGATCGAGACCCCGCCCGGCTCGAGCCTGGCCTACACCCGCACCAAGGCGCAGGAGGTCATCGCGGCGCTGCGCCGCGAGCCCGAGGTGCGCTACACCTACACCACGCTGGGCGGCGGCAACGCCGGCGCGGTGGACGAGGGCGCGATCTTCGTCCGCCTCACCTCGCGCCACGACCGTGACGCGACGGTCGAGGACATCGCCGCCCGGCTGCGGGCCGAGACCAACCGGATGACCGGCGCCAAGGTCTCGATCTTCACCACCGACTTCGGCGGCGGGCGCAAGCAGGGCCAGCTCGAGGTGCGCGGGTCCGACGTGGCCACCATCACCGCCGTGGCGGAGCAGCTGCAGGCGGTGGTCGCCACGGTGCCGAACGTGGTGGACCTCGACCTCTCGTCCAAGGGCCAGAAGCCGGAGGTGACGATCACCCTCGACCGCGGCCTGGCCGGCAGCCTCGGCATCACCGTGGGCGACGTGGCCCAGTCGGTGCGCCCCGCCTTCGCGGGGATCGACGCCGGCGACTGGGTGGACCCGAGCGGCGAGACCCGCGACGTCGAGATCCGGCTCACCCCCGAGAGCCGCACCCGCCCCGAGGACCTGCGCCGCCTGCCCCTGCTGGTGGCCGGCCGCGCCGGCCTCCCCGCCACCGTGCCCCTCGGCCAGGTGGCCGACATCAGCCAGAGCGTCGGGCCGGCGGTGATCAACCACCTGAACCGCGACCCGGTGGTCAACGTCGAGTGGAACTACTCCGGCCGCGCCTCCGGCGCCGTGATGGACGACGTGCGCGCCGCCATCGCGAAGATCCCGCTGCCGCCGGGGGTCCGGATCACCGAGGGAGGCGACGCCGAGCAGCAGAGCGAGGTCTTCGGCAACATCTTCATCGCGCTCGGCGTGGCGGCCATGCTGATGTACCTGATCCTGGTGATGCAGTTCGGCTCGTTCATCGACCCGCTCGCCATCATGCTGTCGCTGCCGCTCTCGCTGATCGGCGTGATGCTGGGCCTCGCCGCCACGGGACTCACCATCAACATCATGAGCCTGATCGGCGTCATCCTGCTCATGGGCATCGTGGCCAAGAACGCCATCCTGCTGATCGACTTCGCCAAGTGGGCCCGGGAGCGGCAGGGCCTGGCGCTCCGCGAGGCGCTGATCGAGGCCGGCGCCATCCGGCTCCGCCCGATCCTCATGACCACCTTCGCCCTGATCGCCGGCATGATCCCGGTGGCCCTCGGCCGCGGCGACGGAGCCCAGTTCCGCCAGCCCCTCGGCGTGGCGGTGATCGGCGGCGTCATCACCTCCACGCTGCTCACGCTGATCGCGATCCCCACCTTCTACGAGATCCTCGACAGCCTGCGGGAGTGGTTCGCCCGCGTGGCGCGGCGGGTGTTCGGGAACGCCGCGGTGGACCAGGTCGTTCATGCGGTGACCGGGGAGCACCAGGTCGGGCCCTGA